The Planococcus halocryophilus nucleotide sequence CTACCAATCCCCAAAAATTCCGTCAACAAGGGGTGACCCACTCGCTCGACTTCGGTACAATAAGAAGAGAAGCACCGATCCAAGGAGGGTTCCCGATGTCGACATTACAAGAGATTGCCCAATCAGACGATTATGGACAGTTTGAATTGAAAGAAGTATACCAAGCTGCACAATTATTGCTGCAGGAGTTTCAAAAAACACGCACCCAGCCAGAAAAGCTGAAAGAGATCATTGAACACTTAAAAAAACGTCTTGAAGGTCAAGCGGCATATCCGCTGGCGATTTTACTTGAAAGCAGCAAGCTCGGCGTCGAGCACCAGTTACAAAAAGACTGGAACAGCCCGATGAAGCAGCGCCAGCTATTTCTTTTTGAAAGCTTATACGCACAGTTCCGTGGCAAAGTGCCGCCTACTATATGGAACCAAATTTGCTTGAATTATGCGGAAGCGTTAATTTATGTGGGTCGTTCGCTTGATGGACTTAACGTTTTAGAGCAAATGACCGAAGCGGAAAATGATCCGTCTTACGAACGTTTAGATGCTGAACGCGGATGGGGACTGTTGTTTTATTCGACATTCTTACGCGATAAGGATGCAAAAGGTGAGGCACTTCATTTGTCGCGTGATTTGTTGCGTGACGGGATTGAAAAAATCACCAATACGAATGGACGCGCGTTGTATGCAGACCGCTTAAAACTGGCTGTTAAAATGCTCGAGGAGATCGGGCCGATTGATCTTACTGGCAGCTACAAGCCAAACTTTTTCGAAGGCCGCGAGCGTGATTACCGCGACTGGTGCGCGAAGCATCGTTTGTTGCTAAATGATAACAACGAAGTCGATCCAACAGGCACGATGAAAATTGATACACTTAACTATCGTCATGTTGGTTCTGACAAAGAACGCGGGCTATTCCTTGAAACATTTATGGATAGCATCGTTTCTGAATTT carries:
- a CDS encoding LA2681 family HEPN domain-containing protein, whose product is MSTLQEIAQSDDYGQFELKEVYQAAQLLLQEFQKTRTQPEKLKEIIEHLKKRLEGQAAYPLAILLESSKLGVEHQLQKDWNSPMKQRQLFLFESLYAQFRGKVPPTIWNQICLNYAEALIYVGRSLDGLNVLEQMTEAENDPSYERLDAERGWGLLFYSTFLRDKDAKGEALHLSRDLLRDGIEKITNTNGRALYADRLKLAVKMLEEIGPIDLTGSYKPNFFEGRERDYRDWCAKHRLLLNDNNEVDPTGTMKIDTLNYRHVGSDKERGLFLETFMDSIVSEFTGLRWNLFEALEKEPSDERNEELKTVYRQSYTLFSKVSQFVSQYYKLEMTNPRAGMQRMWFEEEDPKKPLKPFIRDSKNGALKALFWLSKELFGYEQSAVQNVATVRSLLIRDQLERSFVQVITKKEEIAETGELRKHQMTQVELERLAQTTLFKARNALMYLGFAIGLEKK